From a region of the Janthinobacterium sp. 61 genome:
- a CDS encoding methyl-accepting chemotaxis protein, translating to MLSNITIKMRLIATMSVLGLLIAVLGVMSIISLKSANNSLNEVYSNQLASTQAIGESQIALGRARFTMDRVMVHPDAPDAKETLARSEQFMEASNKSWKVYLGLPQSAEEKRLSDDMDKKRSDYINNGVLAMGKALRENNIEQADKLMMTGLSPLYRTLDQAAETLTQYQSTSAAAMYADSQASYHTQVTMAIIGMVVGALMTIISSILLLRAIFGPLDQALRHFGAISDGNLANDIVITRQDEMGALLTGLQQMQERLSTTVRGVRDGSGAIATASNEIASGNLDLSSRTEQQASSLEETASSLEELTSTVKQNSDNARQANQLAVSASDVAVKGGALVAQVVDTMGTISESSKKIADIIGVIDGIAFQTNILALNAAVEAARAGEQGRGFAVVATEVRNLAHRSASAAKDIKVLIEASVQNVGAGSALVSQTGTTMDEIVSSIRRVTDIMGEISAAGHEQELGIGQINQAVAEMDTVTQQNAALVEEAAAASESMQEQAAALAEMVSIFKLDAAHSGPAAAKPALRKPVVAAASTALKRPALRLAPARAAAGPVAAAKPRPAKPAADSSGEWEEF from the coding sequence ATGCTGTCGAACATAACAATAAAAATGCGCCTGATCGCCACCATGAGTGTGCTGGGCTTGCTGATCGCCGTGCTGGGCGTCATGAGTATCATCAGCCTGAAATCGGCGAATAACAGTCTCAATGAGGTCTACAGCAATCAGCTGGCATCGACGCAGGCCATCGGCGAATCGCAAATCGCCCTGGGCCGCGCCCGTTTCACGATGGACCGCGTGATGGTGCATCCGGATGCGCCGGATGCCAAGGAGACCCTGGCACGCTCCGAACAATTCATGGAAGCATCCAACAAGTCCTGGAAGGTGTACCTGGGCTTGCCGCAAAGCGCGGAAGAAAAGCGCCTGTCCGACGACATGGACAAGAAGCGCAGCGACTATATCAATAATGGCGTGCTGGCCATGGGCAAGGCTTTGCGCGAAAACAATATCGAGCAGGCGGACAAGCTGATGATGACCGGCTTGTCGCCCCTTTACCGCACCCTGGACCAGGCAGCCGAAACATTGACGCAATATCAGTCCACCTCGGCCGCCGCGATGTATGCGGACAGCCAGGCCAGCTACCACACGCAAGTGACCATGGCCATCATCGGCATGGTAGTAGGCGCCTTGATGACGATTATTTCCAGCATCTTGCTGCTGCGCGCCATCTTTGGCCCGCTGGACCAGGCCCTGCGCCATTTTGGCGCCATTTCGGACGGCAACCTGGCCAACGACATCGTCATCACGCGCCAGGATGAAATGGGTGCTTTGCTGACGGGCTTGCAGCAGATGCAGGAACGCTTGTCGACCACCGTGCGCGGCGTGCGCGACGGCAGCGGCGCCATCGCCACGGCCAGCAATGAAATCGCTTCGGGCAACCTGGATTTGTCGAGCCGCACGGAGCAGCAAGCTTCCAGCCTGGAAGAAACGGCGTCCTCGCTGGAAGAGCTGACCTCGACCGTCAAGCAGAATTCCGACAATGCGCGCCAGGCGAACCAGCTGGCCGTGTCCGCATCGGACGTGGCCGTCAAGGGCGGCGCGCTGGTGGCGCAAGTTGTCGATACCATGGGCACCATCAGCGAATCGTCGAAAAAGATCGCCGACATCATCGGCGTCATCGATGGCATCGCTTTCCAGACCAACATCCTGGCCCTGAACGCGGCCGTGGAAGCGGCGCGCGCAGGCGAACAGGGCCGTGGTTTTGCCGTCGTCGCCACGGAAGTGCGCAACCTGGCGCACCGTTCGGCCAGCGCCGCCAAGGATATCAAGGTGCTCATCGAAGCGTCGGTGCAGAACGTGGGCGCCGGCAGCGCACTGGTCAGCCAGACGGGCACAACGATGGACGAGATCGTGTCCAGCATCCGCCGCGTGACGGACATCATGGGCGAAATCAGCGCCGCCGGCCACGAGCAGGAACTGGGCATCGGCCAGATCAATCAAGCCGTGGCGGAAATGGATACCGTGACACAACAAAATGCGGCACTGGTGGAAGAAGCGGCAGCCGCTTCGGAGTCGATGCAGGAGCAGGCAGCGGCGCTGGCCGAGATGGTCAGCATCTTTAAACTCGACGCCGCCCACAGCGGCCCTGCCGCCGCCAAGCCTGCCTTGCGCAAGCCTGTCGTGGCCGCCGCCAGCACGGCCTTGAAACGCCCGGCCCTGCGCCTGGCGCCCGCCCGCGCCGCAGCAGGACCTGTCGCTGCTGCAAAACCGCGTCCGGCCAAACCTGCCGCGGACAGCAGCGGCGAGTGGGAAGAGTTTTAA
- a CDS encoding MFS transporter produces the protein MTRPHPIVFLALGLFGVYCIEFGVVGILPMIMQRYGVTAAQAGSLVSLFALVIAVGGPFLVLLATRWRRKRVLVVSLLVFALASVASAYAPRFEVLLALRIVPALFHPVYFSLAMVAAAALYPPQQSARAGAHAFTGTSMGMVLGIPLTTWIAAQYGYEASFLACALVNVLAALGLCLFLPDTPQQAPMAYGRQLAVLRKPALWLTIAAAVFVFAAMFAVYAYAAAYLQQEAGLSARQTGLALVVFGVGGVAGNLFAGRQLGTHVLRTVLLQPVLLGLAYWLLYQYAGSGIGWAALAVLLLFWGAAHTSGLIVTQVWLSSEAREAPAFAIGVYIAAINLGVTVGALAGGMAIACYGMQGALACGALLGALALALILFKAWLYRPSSVLDMVGDAKQ, from the coding sequence ATGACGCGTCCGCACCCGATCGTCTTCCTCGCGCTGGGCCTGTTCGGCGTGTATTGCATCGAATTTGGCGTGGTGGGCATCTTGCCGATGATCATGCAGCGCTACGGCGTGACGGCGGCGCAGGCGGGATCGCTGGTGAGTCTGTTCGCCCTGGTGATTGCCGTGGGTGGGCCTTTCCTCGTGCTGCTGGCCACGCGCTGGCGCCGCAAGCGCGTGCTGGTGGTTTCCCTACTGGTGTTCGCGCTGGCCAGCGTGGCCTCAGCGTATGCGCCCCGCTTCGAGGTGCTGCTGGCGTTGCGCATCGTGCCGGCCCTGTTCCACCCTGTGTATTTCTCGCTGGCCATGGTGGCCGCCGCCGCCCTGTATCCGCCGCAGCAATCGGCGCGGGCCGGCGCGCATGCGTTCACGGGCACCAGCATGGGCATGGTGCTGGGTATCCCGTTGACGACGTGGATCGCCGCCCAGTATGGCTACGAGGCATCGTTCCTTGCCTGCGCGCTGGTGAATGTCCTGGCGGCGCTGGGGCTATGTCTGTTCTTGCCGGACACGCCGCAGCAAGCGCCGATGGCGTATGGCCGCCAATTGGCCGTGCTGCGCAAGCCCGCGCTGTGGCTGACGATTGCCGCCGCCGTATTTGTCTTTGCCGCCATGTTTGCCGTGTATGCGTATGCGGCCGCGTATCTGCAGCAGGAAGCGGGCCTGTCGGCGCGCCAGACGGGGCTGGCGCTGGTGGTGTTTGGCGTGGGCGGCGTGGCGGGCAATCTGTTCGCGGGGCGCCAGCTGGGCACGCACGTGCTGCGCACGGTCTTGCTGCAGCCCGTGCTGCTGGGGCTGGCGTACTGGCTGCTGTACCAGTATGCGGGCAGCGGTATCGGCTGGGCGGCGTTGGCCGTCTTGCTGCTGTTCTGGGGTGCCGCGCACACGAGCGGCTTGATCGTCACGCAAGTGTGGCTCAGCAGCGAAGCGCGCGAGGCGCCTGCGTTTGCCATCGGCGTGTACATCGCCGCCATCAACCTGGGCGTGACAGTGGGCGCGCTGGCCGGCGGCATGGCCATCGCCTGCTATGGCATGCAGGGCGCGCTGGCGTGCGGTGCGCTGCTGGGTGCCTTGGCGCTGGCCTTGATTTTGTTCAAGGCGTGGCTGTACCGCCCGTCGTCAGTCCTCGATATGGTTGGGGATGCGAAACAGTAA
- a CDS encoding DinB family protein, translating to MSRCAHLCLMADYNQWMNAKVYAAAASLPPGELERERGAFFGSLLATLNHVMVGDTLWLQRYAQHPARFPLLDPIRAITPPASLTHPLFAAEDFAAMHAHRLWLDQLIVDWVASITEADLDHLLDYRNSKGPNRREFFSLLMHFFNHQTHHRGQASTLLSQAGVDIGDTDLLFRIPNHIED from the coding sequence ATGAGCCGTTGCGCCCACCTTTGCCTGATGGCCGATTACAACCAGTGGATGAACGCCAAGGTCTATGCAGCGGCCGCCAGCCTTCCTCCCGGCGAGCTGGAGCGCGAGCGGGGCGCCTTTTTCGGCTCCCTGCTGGCCACCCTGAACCACGTGATGGTGGGCGATACCCTGTGGCTGCAGCGCTACGCCCAGCACCCGGCCCGCTTTCCCCTGCTCGACCCCATCCGCGCCATCACGCCGCCCGCCTCGCTCACGCACCCGCTGTTTGCGGCCGAAGATTTTGCCGCCATGCACGCACACCGGCTGTGGCTGGACCAGCTCATCGTCGACTGGGTCGCCTCGATCACGGAAGCCGACCTGGACCATTTGCTCGACTACCGCAACAGCAAGGGACCGAACCGGCGCGAGTTTTTCAGCCTGCTCATGCATTTCTTCAACCACCAGACCCATCACCGGGGCCAGGCCAGCACCCTGCTATCGCAAGCGGGCGTGGACATCGGCGACACGGATTTACTGTTTCGCATCCCCAACCATATCGAGGACTGA
- a CDS encoding LysR family transcriptional regulator has translation MDNLAGFTAFVQAAETRSFVAAGRVLGISASAVGKSIARLEERLGVRLFHRSTRSIALTSEGTVFLERCRRILGEIEAAELELSNSKSAPQGRLRVSLPLVGSLLNPVLAAFACAYPQVELDLDFSDRRVDVIEEGYDAVVRAGESADSRLMSRQLGQFQLQLVAAPAYLAQHGTPELPADLLLHTCLLYKFPSSGKVEAWPLPEWPALHAAGLPAVLNCNNVDTLLHFAESGLGIAALPDFAVRAALSTGRLQPVLDAHRQHDGTFRILWPSSRHLTPKLRAFIDFMATHVFPER, from the coding sequence ATGGATAACCTGGCGGGATTCACGGCCTTCGTGCAGGCAGCGGAAACGCGCAGTTTCGTGGCGGCAGGCAGGGTGCTTGGCATTTCCGCCTCGGCCGTGGGCAAGAGCATCGCGCGGCTGGAAGAGCGGCTGGGCGTGCGCCTGTTTCACCGCAGCACGCGCAGCATCGCGCTGACCAGCGAAGGCACGGTGTTTCTCGAACGCTGCCGGCGCATCCTGGGCGAGATCGAAGCGGCGGAGCTGGAGTTATCCAATAGCAAGAGCGCGCCGCAAGGCCGGCTGCGCGTCAGCCTGCCTTTGGTCGGTAGCTTGCTCAACCCTGTGCTGGCCGCGTTCGCATGCGCCTATCCGCAGGTGGAACTCGACCTCGATTTCAGCGACCGCCGGGTCGATGTGATCGAAGAGGGCTACGACGCCGTGGTGCGCGCGGGAGAGAGCGCCGACAGCCGTTTGATGAGCCGCCAGCTGGGCCAGTTCCAGCTCCAGTTGGTGGCCGCGCCCGCCTATCTGGCGCAGCACGGCACGCCGGAGCTGCCGGCCGACCTGCTGCTCCATACTTGCCTGCTGTACAAATTTCCCAGTAGTGGCAAGGTCGAGGCCTGGCCCCTGCCCGAGTGGCCAGCCCTGCACGCGGCGGGCTTGCCGGCTGTGCTGAACTGCAACAATGTGGACACCTTGCTGCACTTTGCCGAAAGCGGCCTGGGCATCGCCGCCCTGCCCGACTTTGCCGTGCGCGCGGCACTGAGTACGGGCCGCTTGCAGCCGGTGCTGGACGCGCACCGCCAGCACGACGGTACCTTCCGCATCCTGTGGCCCAGCAGCCGCCACCTGACGCCGAAGCTGCGCGCCTTCATCGATTTCATGGCCACGCACGTGTTTCCCGAACGCTAA
- a CDS encoding toxin-antitoxin system YwqK family antitoxin has translation MRQTFWMRTMVALLALGALAPAQAAARFYAGQPMAYASAVERRDGGVVLAFLRENGEVNGYYCQCNDGSDKRMNLDKYGQASIEAVFQLDLDSEGETTFVLSRSGARSDNRSDNPYGLHAYRYERSGGRMFKVATLQPALDAIVRGARVMDEARVRAALASLRLIDYSIAYAPSGVTEFDAIEHAHGTLIGYFNIDGELLPAKPADAPAFAYKKTFQEKDGHYLTVTYLLGKGWEGGRAPSYHVKWITWETQPQRFAATQDGLFIEYEVNCCVGSVFAHGLYALGKRTGLWHFEEPNTIRSFGAFVDDKAEGPWTYESGDETTKGMMQRGQRTGRWEVSPGVAEWREADMHSFTGYDHFVKDRLNGLSERRVDGVVQWQGNYVNGKKQGQWVEPGGGGNYVDDIKQGPWKKATPDGGWQVLTMLNGEPEGKLEQYAADGQLQLVEHYRLGVLEGPMQSFYPDGKRRYEGSFADGKRDGEETLFYPDGEVPQFHRNWHKGVLHGVNIEHFQNGKPKQIGSYHMGKKTGRFQSFRDDGQLIEETVY, from the coding sequence ATGCGGCAAACATTTTGGATGAGAACGATGGTGGCGCTGCTGGCGCTGGGCGCCCTGGCGCCGGCACAGGCAGCGGCGCGTTTTTACGCAGGCCAGCCCATGGCCTATGCCAGTGCCGTCGAGCGCCGCGATGGCGGCGTGGTGCTGGCTTTCCTGCGGGAAAACGGCGAAGTCAACGGCTACTACTGCCAGTGCAATGACGGCAGCGACAAGCGCATGAACCTGGACAAGTATGGCCAGGCCAGCATCGAGGCCGTGTTCCAGTTGGACCTCGACAGTGAAGGCGAAACCACGTTCGTGCTCAGCCGCAGTGGCGCTCGCAGTGACAACCGCAGTGATAACCCCTATGGCTTGCATGCCTACCGCTACGAACGCAGCGGCGGCAGGATGTTCAAGGTGGCCACCTTGCAGCCCGCACTGGACGCCATCGTGCGCGGCGCCAGGGTCATGGATGAGGCGCGGGTGCGCGCGGCGCTGGCCTCCCTGCGGCTGATTGATTACAGCATCGCTTACGCGCCCTCGGGCGTGACCGAGTTCGATGCCATCGAGCATGCGCATGGCACCCTGATTGGCTATTTCAATATCGACGGCGAGTTACTGCCAGCCAAACCTGCGGACGCCCCGGCGTTTGCCTATAAGAAAACCTTCCAGGAAAAGGATGGCCATTATCTGACCGTCACGTATCTGCTGGGCAAAGGGTGGGAAGGGGGGCGCGCGCCCAGTTACCACGTCAAGTGGATCACGTGGGAAACACAGCCACAGCGCTTTGCCGCCACCCAGGATGGGCTGTTCATCGAATACGAGGTGAACTGCTGCGTGGGCAGCGTGTTTGCCCACGGCCTGTATGCGCTGGGCAAGCGCACCGGCCTATGGCACTTCGAAGAGCCGAACACCATTCGTTCGTTTGGCGCCTTTGTCGACGACAAGGCCGAGGGGCCGTGGACGTATGAAAGCGGCGACGAAACCACGAAAGGCATGATGCAGCGGGGCCAGCGCACGGGCCGTTGGGAAGTGAGTCCGGGCGTGGCTGAATGGCGCGAAGCGGACATGCATAGCTTCACTGGCTACGACCATTTTGTGAAAGACCGCTTGAACGGTCTTAGCGAGCGCCGCGTCGATGGCGTGGTGCAATGGCAGGGAAATTATGTGAATGGCAAGAAACAGGGGCAGTGGGTGGAACCTGGCGGTGGCGGCAACTACGTCGATGACATCAAGCAGGGGCCGTGGAAAAAGGCGACGCCGGACGGCGGCTGGCAAGTGTTGACCATGCTCAATGGCGAACCGGAAGGCAAGCTCGAACAATATGCGGCCGATGGCCAGCTGCAACTGGTCGAACATTACCGCCTGGGCGTGCTTGAGGGGCCGATGCAAAGCTTTTATCCGGATGGCAAGCGGCGTTACGAGGGCAGCTTTGCCGACGGCAAGCGCGATGGTGAGGAAACCCTGTTTTATCCCGATGGCGAAGTGCCGCAATTTCACCGCAACTGGCACAAGGGCGTGCTGCATGGCGTCAACATCGAACATTTCCAGAATGGGAAACCGAAGCAGATTGGCAGTTATCACATGGGCAAGAAAACGGGCCGGTTTCAGTCTTTCCGCGATGATGGCCAGCTCATCGAAGAAACCGTCTATTAA
- a CDS encoding helix-turn-helix transcriptional regulator yields MDCTSPAFQELLPVTARAMALAVDYAHGHVISVHRHTHAQLLYAIEGVMTIEAQGGRWVVPPTRGVWLQPGIAHQVRMSGAVKMRTVFIDCASSPLLPRHSCVLDISPLLRQLIVAAVDIAPDFTEGSRDWHLLQLLLHELDSLPVLPLYLPLPSDARLRGICARLMAQPGEQQTVAHWAQELAITERSLHRLFQKQTGMRFGQWRQQARLLRALEQLARGSKVIDVAMDNGYTSQSAFTAMFKKHFGTTPTAFYQAKVIAA; encoded by the coding sequence ATGGATTGCACCTCCCCCGCCTTTCAGGAATTGCTGCCCGTCACGGCGCGCGCCATGGCGCTGGCCGTCGACTATGCGCATGGCCACGTGATTTCGGTGCACCGCCACACGCATGCGCAATTGCTGTATGCCATCGAGGGCGTGATGACCATCGAGGCGCAGGGCGGGCGCTGGGTGGTGCCGCCCACGCGCGGCGTGTGGCTGCAGCCCGGCATCGCGCACCAGGTGCGCATGAGCGGCGCCGTCAAGATGCGCACCGTCTTCATCGATTGCGCCAGCTCACCGCTGCTGCCGCGCCACAGTTGTGTGCTCGACATCAGTCCCCTGCTACGGCAATTGATCGTGGCGGCCGTCGACATCGCGCCCGATTTCACGGAAGGCAGCCGCGACTGGCATCTCCTGCAATTGCTGTTGCACGAGCTCGATAGCCTGCCTGTGCTGCCCCTGTATCTGCCGCTGCCCTCTGATGCGCGCCTGCGCGGCATTTGCGCGCGACTGATGGCACAGCCAGGCGAACAGCAGACGGTGGCGCACTGGGCACAGGAACTGGCGATCACCGAGCGCAGCCTGCACCGATTGTTCCAGAAACAAACGGGCATGCGCTTTGGCCAGTGGCGCCAGCAGGCACGCCTGCTGCGTGCTCTGGAACAACTGGCGCGCGGCAGCAAGGTCATCGACGTTGCCATGGACAATGGCTACACGAGCCAGAGCGCGTTTACCGCCATGTTCAAGAAGCATTTCGGCACCACGCCAACCGCGTTTTACCAGGCAAAAGTCATCGCGGCTTAA
- a CDS encoding MarC family protein, protein MTQNFFQTFILLLLVTDPFGNVSLFVNALKRVPVERRWKVVVRECMIAFGILLLFMFFGRHFLNALQLSEVALRIGGGVILFLIAMRMVFPQPNAGNSDHEMGGEPFIVPLAIPALAGPSALATVLLFSSHEMNDVIAHVAGLTAVAVVWLAVFLCAERLQRALGPRVMTAFERLMGLILTAMAIEMLLAGIRAFLKSV, encoded by the coding sequence ATGACACAGAATTTCTTCCAGACATTTATCCTGCTCTTGCTTGTCACCGATCCGTTCGGCAACGTTTCCCTGTTCGTCAATGCCCTGAAACGGGTACCGGTCGAGCGGCGCTGGAAAGTCGTGGTGCGCGAGTGCATGATCGCCTTCGGCATCTTGCTGCTGTTCATGTTCTTCGGCCGCCATTTCCTGAACGCCTTGCAATTGTCGGAAGTGGCGCTGCGCATCGGCGGCGGCGTGATCCTGTTCCTGATCGCCATGCGCATGGTGTTTCCGCAGCCCAATGCGGGCAATAGCGACCACGAGATGGGGGGCGAACCGTTCATCGTGCCGCTGGCCATCCCCGCGCTGGCCGGCCCGTCGGCGCTGGCCACGGTGCTGCTGTTTTCCTCGCATGAAATGAACGACGTCATCGCCCACGTGGCGGGGCTGACGGCCGTGGCCGTCGTCTGGCTGGCCGTCTTCCTGTGCGCCGAACGCTTGCAGCGGGCGCTCGGTCCTAGGGTCATGACAGCGTTCGAGCGCCTGATGGGCTTGATCTTGACGGCGATGGCCATTGAAATGTTACTCGCCGGCATACGCGCGTTTTTGAAATCCGTTTAA
- a CDS encoding DMT family transporter — MPVRAYLYPFLAMLLWAGNVVVSKLAASSIAPTAITFYRLVLVLLVMTPFIARPLWRNRAAIRRQWWQLALCGVMSMALFQSLSYRAAESTTATNMAIVTALAPLMTALLSVLLLGERLTVGMAAGGVLSFGGLLYLVGRGDMLGLLQQGVHAGDALMLLACLSFALYGVLLRRWRLSIPAWQAIYCQALAALACMLPLFLLLPPGSARLDATTLPLIAYAGIGSSIVLSYLWIEGVKLLGPNRCSIYVNLLPLLTALLAIVWLHESMHLYHLVGGGISLLGVLLAQTVQRPLFGRYRPGVSGIA; from the coding sequence ATGCCTGTGCGCGCCTACCTGTATCCCTTCCTGGCCATGCTGCTGTGGGCTGGCAATGTCGTCGTGTCCAAGCTGGCCGCGTCCAGCATCGCCCCCACGGCCATTACCTTTTACCGCCTGGTCCTGGTCTTGCTGGTGATGACGCCGTTTATCGCCCGCCCCCTGTGGCGCAACCGCGCCGCCATCCGCCGCCAGTGGTGGCAGCTGGCGTTGTGCGGCGTGATGTCGATGGCGCTGTTCCAGAGCCTGTCCTACCGCGCCGCCGAATCGACGACAGCGACGAATATGGCCATCGTCACGGCGCTGGCACCCTTGATGACGGCCCTGCTCAGCGTGCTGCTGCTGGGCGAGCGATTGACGGTGGGCATGGCGGCCGGCGGCGTACTGTCGTTTGGCGGCTTGCTGTATCTGGTAGGGCGGGGCGATATGTTGGGCCTGCTGCAGCAGGGCGTGCATGCGGGCGACGCGCTGATGCTGCTGGCCTGCCTGAGCTTTGCCCTGTACGGCGTGCTGCTGCGCCGCTGGCGCTTGTCCATTCCCGCCTGGCAAGCCATTTATTGCCAGGCGCTGGCGGCCCTGGCTTGCATGCTGCCACTGTTCCTGCTGCTGCCGCCCGGCAGCGCGAGGCTGGACGCCACCACCTTGCCCCTGATCGCTTATGCGGGCATCGGCTCGTCCATCGTCCTGTCCTACCTGTGGATCGAAGGTGTCAAACTGCTGGGACCGAACCGCTGCAGCATCTACGTCAACCTGCTGCCTTTGCTGACGGCCTTGCTGGCCATCGTCTGGCTGCATGAAAGCATGCATCTGTATCACCTGGTCGGCGGCGGTATCTCGCTACTGGGCGTGCTGCTGGCGCAGACGGTGCAGCGTCCCCTGTTTGGCCGCTACCGTCCTGGGGTGTCCGGCATTGCCTGA
- a CDS encoding serine hydrolase has translation MTSPFSPAALSARIDPLLDFVLRQQRLVGAVVLVRQRGQDVYRRAAGYLDREAGTPMREDAVFRLASVSKPIVSTAALALVGQDRLGLDDPVARWLPYFAPRQPDGAVAAMTVRHPLTHTAGLDYGFFQPPGGAYAQAGVSDGMDASRMSLADNLRRLATVPLAYAPGERWAYSIATDVLGAVIEAVTGLPLAQAVEHLVTAPLAMRDTGFLATDSARLAVAYADRAAVESRPRRLLDEGEDHLPFLDGMAGFTLSPARARDAQAYPSGGAGMVGSAPDFMRLLETLRLGGAPLLPPALARQMGESQTGGFDLPFWPGRGFGLGFTVLTDPLAATTPESVGSWRMGGTYGHSWFVDPAQELSVVAFTNTALEGMAGPFVMELCQAVYGAKEMR, from the coding sequence ATGACTTCTCCCTTTTCTCCCGCGGCCTTGTCCGCACGCATCGATCCTCTGCTGGACTTTGTTTTGCGCCAGCAGCGCCTGGTGGGCGCCGTGGTGCTGGTGCGCCAGCGTGGCCAGGATGTGTATCGCCGCGCGGCCGGCTACCTGGACCGCGAAGCGGGCACGCCCATGCGCGAGGATGCCGTCTTTCGCCTGGCGTCCGTCAGCAAACCCATCGTCTCCACAGCCGCGCTGGCGCTGGTGGGACAGGATCGCCTGGGGCTGGACGACCCGGTGGCGCGCTGGCTACCGTATTTTGCGCCGCGCCAGCCGGACGGCGCCGTGGCGGCGATGACCGTGCGGCATCCGCTCACGCACACGGCCGGGCTCGATTACGGCTTTTTCCAGCCGCCCGGCGGCGCGTATGCGCAGGCGGGCGTGTCGGACGGCATGGATGCTTCCCGCATGAGCCTGGCAGACAATCTGCGCCGCCTGGCCACCGTGCCGCTGGCGTATGCGCCGGGCGAGCGCTGGGCCTATTCGATCGCCACCGACGTGCTGGGCGCCGTGATCGAAGCGGTGACTGGTTTGCCGCTGGCGCAAGCCGTGGAACACCTGGTGACGGCGCCGCTGGCCATGCGCGATACGGGATTTTTGGCTACCGATTCGGCGCGCCTGGCCGTGGCCTATGCGGACCGCGCAGCGGTAGAATCCCGGCCGCGCCGTTTGCTGGACGAAGGGGAGGACCATCTGCCGTTTCTCGATGGCATGGCAGGTTTTACCTTGTCGCCTGCCCGCGCCCGCGATGCGCAGGCCTACCCATCCGGTGGCGCCGGCATGGTCGGTTCTGCCCCTGACTTCATGCGCCTGCTGGAAACCTTGCGGCTGGGTGGCGCACCGCTGTTGCCACCGGCGCTGGCGCGCCAGATGGGCGAAAGCCAGACGGGCGGCTTCGACTTGCCGTTCTGGCCCGGTCGTGGCTTCGGCCTGGGATTTACGGTACTGACGGATCCGCTTGCCGCCACCACGCCGGAGTCCGTGGGCAGCTGGCGCATGGGCGGCACGTATGGCCACTCATGGTTTGTTGACCCTGCGCAAGAGCTGTCCGTGGTGGCGTTCACGAATACGGCATTGGAAGGCATGGCGGGGCCGTTCGTGATGGAACTGTGCCAGGCAGTGTATGGCGCCAAGGAAATGCGATGA